The Legionella sp. PATHC032 genome has a window encoding:
- a CDS encoding bestrophin family protein yields MISYLFSEVHFTHALKKVLGISVLVGVYSAIIYFWFEQDNLHSSNWLSYSQSVFGIILGLLLVFRSNRAYERWWEARTLWGQLVNASRNLAIKIRVLLSPNIDEAKKFSGLINTFCEVLAIHLRQKSTRDDFKNFLKMASLPSHVPSYVAQELYRELSDKTKASKRLNLWLLDNEFSKFMDICGGCERIKNTFISLSFRVFVKHVFIIFILFLPCSLIDTLGVWAIPATIIITYLIIAIEGIARNLEEPFGLTEDHLNLGSITESIRESVNEVLLGQNSNEESGLENRP; encoded by the coding sequence ATGATTAGCTATTTATTTTCAGAAGTACATTTCACTCATGCTCTAAAGAAAGTACTTGGAATTAGCGTTTTGGTTGGTGTTTACAGCGCCATTATTTATTTTTGGTTTGAGCAAGATAACTTGCATTCCAGTAACTGGCTATCCTATTCGCAAAGTGTATTTGGTATCATTTTAGGTTTGCTTTTGGTTTTTAGAAGCAATCGGGCTTATGAACGTTGGTGGGAAGCGAGAACCCTGTGGGGTCAATTAGTCAATGCCAGTCGTAATTTAGCAATAAAAATCAGGGTATTGTTATCACCCAATATCGATGAGGCTAAAAAATTCTCTGGACTCATCAATACGTTTTGTGAAGTATTGGCCATCCATTTGAGGCAAAAAAGTACTCGGGATGATTTTAAAAATTTTTTAAAAATGGCAAGTCTTCCCAGTCATGTGCCGTCTTATGTTGCACAAGAACTGTATCGTGAGCTTTCTGACAAGACCAAAGCATCGAAAAGATTGAATCTATGGTTATTGGATAACGAATTTAGCAAATTTATGGATATTTGCGGCGGTTGCGAGCGCATTAAAAATACATTTATCTCGCTTTCATTTCGGGTTTTTGTAAAGCATGTATTCATTATTTTTATCCTTTTTTTACCTTGCAGCCTAATCGATACGCTTGGAGTTTGGGCAATACCTGCTACCATTATTATTACCTATTTAATCATCGCCATAGAGGGAATTGCTCGAAATTTAGAAGAACCATTTGGCTTAACAGAAGATCACTTAAACCTTGGTTCAATAACAGAAAGTATCAGAGAGAGTGTCAATGAAGTCTTATTAGGACAGAACTCCAATGAAGAATCTGGACTTGAAAACCGTCCTTGA
- a CDS encoding transporter suffix domain-containing protein has protein sequence MLIPLIVQSNFSVLIKSFLSSILVFGLPEILIVLAIALLGKEVYGHIEQKIKNILFKEKVSRARYRLGLVFFAFPLVIGLLEVFVKEITLAYGRYYYWIEIIWTTMFALSFFICGKQFWDKFKSLFIYDSYVVFEKAKK, from the coding sequence TTGCTGATCCCGTTAATTGTGCAATCCAATTTCTCGGTGCTGATAAAGAGTTTTCTATCTTCAATATTGGTGTTTGGTCTCCCAGAAATTTTAATTGTCTTAGCTATCGCTTTACTTGGAAAAGAAGTGTATGGCCATATCGAGCAAAAAATTAAAAATATTCTTTTTAAGGAAAAAGTCTCGAGAGCTCGTTATCGTTTAGGTTTGGTTTTCTTTGCCTTCCCACTGGTTATAGGGTTGTTGGAGGTCTTTGTAAAAGAAATTACCTTAGCTTATGGACGTTATTATTATTGGATAGAAATCATATGGACTACGATGTTTGCTTTAAGCTTCTTTATTTGTGGCAAACAATTTTGGGATAAATTTAAATCTTTATTTATTTATGATTCTTATGTTGTTTTTGAAAAAGCTAAAAAATAA
- a CDS encoding CatB-related O-acetyltransferase has product MKPTDEKHWSKIEYLHQSVKNPNIHIKGKHSYYSDAWTGSFEETVVRYLYGDEYSLKTWQPQWQIDQLYIGDYVCIAAEAIILLGGNHNHRADWFCLYPFADKYVDAYQGKGDSIIDDGVWIGMRAVIMPGVTIGEGAIVAANSIVTKNVEPYSIVAGNPAKLVKKRFEENVIERILALGIYSWSEAKFNLLKNYICGNNIDQLEQASRSYDQNLTIES; this is encoded by the coding sequence ATGAAACCCACTGATGAAAAACACTGGTCTAAAATCGAGTATCTACATCAAAGCGTAAAAAATCCAAACATTCATATCAAGGGTAAACACAGCTATTATAGCGATGCCTGGACTGGAAGTTTTGAAGAAACCGTCGTTCGATATCTTTATGGAGATGAATACAGTTTAAAAACCTGGCAACCACAATGGCAGATTGATCAATTATATATCGGTGATTATGTCTGTATTGCTGCTGAAGCGATAATCCTGTTGGGTGGAAACCATAATCATCGGGCGGACTGGTTTTGTTTGTATCCATTTGCAGACAAATATGTAGATGCTTATCAGGGCAAAGGCGATAGTATTATTGATGATGGTGTCTGGATTGGGATGCGTGCTGTTATTATGCCTGGTGTTACTATTGGCGAAGGAGCTATAGTGGCGGCAAACAGTATTGTAACCAAAAATGTGGAACCCTATAGCATTGTCGCTGGAAATCCTGCGAAACTAGTTAAAAAAAGATTTGAAGAGAATGTGATTGAACGAATTCTGGCCTTAGGTATTTATTCCTGGAGTGAAGCTAAATTTAACTTATTAAAAAACTATATTTGCGGCAATAACATAGATCAATTAGAGCAGGCTAGCAGGAGCTATGATCAAAACCTTACAATAGAAAGCTAA
- a CDS encoding metal-dependent hydrolase — translation MDPITHGALGAACAQAAFGKYDKRIPWQAGALAGMAPDLDVFIRFSQEPLSLEQWHRYLTHSLMFIPIGGLIVALFLLCFSQYRKYWKVTIGASLVGYATHCLLDSLTSYGTVLFWPWSDSRISWDVISIIDPAFTLPLLLGTAWSVIYQNQKAVTASLFFCIFFLIFNTILHNRAIDGMHQYATTNSLKLNHTRALPKLASSAYWRIIAKQQDCLIIAEAKTSLFYPTTIRLIRQALSFNESMIPFTLSSGQKNDLVTFQWFTDGFLIVANKNPLILADARYTIDDNPIFSLWGIEILPGQEHINKLSLPKINEYCKSPDNENNKEDRPN, via the coding sequence ATGGACCCTATAACTCACGGTGCTTTAGGCGCTGCTTGCGCACAAGCGGCTTTTGGAAAATATGACAAAAGAATTCCCTGGCAAGCAGGTGCTTTAGCTGGAATGGCTCCGGATTTGGATGTTTTTATTCGTTTTAGCCAAGAACCATTGAGTCTTGAGCAATGGCACCGTTACCTTACGCATTCCTTAATGTTTATCCCAATTGGAGGCCTGATAGTTGCATTGTTTCTATTATGTTTTTCACAATATAGAAAATATTGGAAAGTAACGATTGGAGCCTCCCTCGTTGGTTATGCAACTCATTGTTTATTGGATTCATTGACTTCTTACGGTACCGTTTTATTTTGGCCCTGGAGCGATAGTCGTATTAGTTGGGATGTTATTTCCATTATTGATCCTGCATTCACCTTGCCGCTACTGCTAGGAACAGCCTGGTCAGTCATCTATCAAAATCAAAAGGCAGTAACAGCAAGCTTATTTTTCTGCATTTTTTTTCTGATTTTTAATACGATATTACATAACAGAGCTATCGATGGCATGCATCAATACGCCACGACTAATAGTCTCAAATTAAACCATACACGTGCTCTGCCTAAATTAGCCAGCTCTGCTTATTGGCGCATCATCGCCAAACAGCAAGATTGTTTAATTATCGCAGAAGCAAAAACCTCTCTTTTCTATCCAACCACAATCAGGCTGATTCGACAGGCTTTAAGCTTTAATGAATCAATGATTCCTTTCACTTTGTCATCCGGACAAAAAAATGATTTGGTTACATTTCAGTGGTTTACTGATGGATTTCTAATTGTTGCCAATAAAAATCCATTAATCCTCGCGGACGCGAGATATACGATAGATGACAACCCCATATTCTCACTCTGGGGAATAGAGATATTGCCAGGGCAAGAGCATATTAATAAATTAAGTTTGCCTAAAATCAATGAATATTGTAAATCGCCAGATAACGAAAACAATAAGGAGGACAGACCAAACTAG
- the ankQ gene encoding Dot/Icm T4SS effector AnkQ/LegA10: protein MIMAATSLHIETITFTDWFLAIINTPGIRIDEIETRAAEGFKRELTERQFQQLTELIHLISFIKHRNFSNPTLALRIYVDENTSSLSRTALVEAVRMLPPGDNKTYELVTYLAQKNKLERYTNITKVPPLQIYQGDGVFEQYDEWILLFELFGLTQATPSELIPAIAHLLISNNLGIPELKALSKFMSTTDKLGILSQGFMEKITPHLCNEQIIEKYESFLLKLQINDLLTKEILETIYPLFKQLDALNAFFSLYQEELLHSRALYFLRETLPFFCEMSLSSKESYDDQVPTNTPLHLAVIEGNKANLERTLTFANRNLLIKCSYENTALLLACKLADKEAARLILAKMQELGCDVNQRDHHGMTALHWANFYHFDELIRELEIAGADPQLKAANGKNCAYFYQHQFTMNDLKLNGKEIIDGEFKLSNCALTDIAFHMDKIALNLKLTTPLEIAELYARDEMAQIRSSNRFYLFFKLFRPKLIAWLDKQNELEQQTIHHVSAHS from the coding sequence ATGATTATGGCTGCAACAAGTCTCCATATTGAAACAATCACATTTACCGACTGGTTCCTCGCTATCATTAACACGCCAGGCATTCGCATCGATGAAATTGAAACAAGAGCAGCTGAAGGCTTTAAGAGAGAATTGACAGAACGGCAGTTTCAACAATTAACCGAATTAATCCATTTAATTAGTTTCATTAAGCACAGGAACTTCTCCAATCCTACCTTGGCTCTCCGTATATATGTTGATGAAAATACAAGCTCTCTATCAAGAACCGCATTGGTTGAAGCAGTCAGGATGCTTCCGCCTGGAGATAATAAAACCTATGAGTTGGTAACCTATTTGGCTCAAAAAAACAAACTGGAACGATATACAAACATAACGAAAGTCCCTCCTCTGCAAATTTATCAGGGGGATGGCGTATTTGAGCAATACGATGAATGGATTCTTCTTTTTGAACTGTTCGGATTAACCCAGGCAACGCCCAGCGAGTTAATCCCTGCTATTGCTCATTTATTAATTAGCAACAATCTTGGTATCCCAGAGCTTAAAGCACTTTCAAAATTCATGAGCACTACGGATAAATTAGGTATATTAAGCCAGGGTTTTATGGAAAAAATCACTCCTCATTTGTGTAATGAGCAAATTATAGAAAAATACGAGTCATTCTTGCTTAAATTACAAATTAACGACTTGTTAACCAAGGAAATTCTAGAAACAATCTATCCACTATTCAAACAACTAGATGCTCTTAATGCTTTTTTTTCTCTCTATCAGGAAGAACTATTGCACAGCCGCGCTCTGTATTTCCTGAGAGAAACTTTGCCATTCTTTTGCGAAATGAGCCTCTCCAGTAAAGAAAGTTATGACGACCAGGTACCAACAAACACGCCTTTGCATCTGGCCGTTATTGAGGGTAACAAAGCGAATCTGGAACGAACGTTAACCTTTGCCAATCGCAATTTACTAATAAAATGCTCTTATGAAAATACAGCACTTTTATTAGCTTGCAAACTTGCTGACAAAGAGGCAGCCCGATTGATTTTGGCGAAAATGCAAGAATTAGGTTGTGATGTCAATCAAAGAGATCATCATGGCATGACCGCCTTGCACTGGGCTAATTTTTATCATTTTGATGAGCTAATCAGGGAGCTGGAGATTGCTGGGGCGGATCCCCAATTAAAAGCAGCCAATGGGAAAAACTGTGCATATTTCTATCAACATCAATTCACTATGAACGATTTAAAATTAAATGGCAAAGAAATCATTGATGGTGAATTCAAATTAAGTAATTGTGCGCTAACTGATATTGCTTTCCATATGGATAAAATAGCCTTGAATTTAAAATTAACAACACCATTAGAGATTGCAGAACTGTACGCAAGGGATGAAATGGCCCAAATTCGTTCAAGCAACCGGTTCTATTTGTTTTTTAAATTATTCCGGCCAAAATTAATTGCCTGGTTAGACAAACAAAATGAGCTGGAACAGCAAACTATTCATCATGTATCGGCCCACAGTTGA
- a CDS encoding GNAT family N-acetyltransferase — translation MINIRQLRLGDETTLETFLKSHSDESMFLRSNLYHSGLSYHDKPFHGDYFASFDGIKKITGVLAHYWNGNVIVQCPDFNVLTALVETFQKTATREIAGILGEEQQADMVIKQLQLEHIDYSVNYPDGLYALNLQNLAMPGNTDRYQLKEAKHCDKRILYEWFRAYQIEALGAEDDSSTLKDRVKSEVKSTLEGNDRWILEEDGNPVSLCGFNARLSDTVQIGPVWTPVKLRGRGYARTVVALSLDAAQKNGVSRAVLFTNNQAAVRAYQAIGFNKVGNYRLAILKKPIFLMR, via the coding sequence ATGATAAATATTAGGCAATTAAGATTAGGTGACGAAACCACCTTGGAAACTTTTTTAAAGTCTCACTCTGATGAGAGCATGTTTTTACGAAGCAATCTTTATCATTCCGGTTTGTCTTATCATGATAAACCTTTTCATGGGGATTATTTTGCTTCATTTGATGGCATCAAAAAAATTACCGGCGTATTAGCCCATTATTGGAATGGCAATGTCATTGTGCAGTGTCCTGATTTCAATGTTTTAACAGCACTAGTGGAGACTTTTCAAAAAACTGCTACCAGAGAAATTGCAGGTATTCTGGGTGAAGAGCAGCAAGCCGACATGGTTATAAAACAACTCCAACTGGAGCACATAGATTATTCGGTGAATTATCCGGATGGGTTGTATGCGCTTAATTTACAGAATCTGGCAATGCCAGGTAATACGGACAGATACCAACTGAAAGAGGCTAAACACTGTGATAAACGTATATTGTATGAGTGGTTTAGAGCTTATCAAATCGAAGCATTAGGTGCTGAAGATGACAGTTCAACTTTAAAAGATCGAGTAAAGAGTGAAGTTAAAAGTACTCTCGAAGGCAATGATCGTTGGATTTTAGAGGAGGATGGCAATCCCGTCTCGTTATGTGGTTTTAACGCAAGACTATCGGATACTGTCCAAATTGGACCAGTATGGACACCAGTTAAGTTGCGGGGGCGAGGGTATGCTCGAACAGTCGTTGCGCTTAGTCTTGATGCAGCCCAAAAAAATGGGGTGAGTCGAGCCGTATTATTTACTAATAATCAAGCCGCCGTGCGAGCTTACCAGGCAATTGGTTTTAATAAAGTAGGCAATTATCGATTGGCCATATTAAAAAAGCCAATATTCTTAATGCGTTAA
- a CDS encoding porin family protein — MNRYSIFFLVFCTLSLESHASLYSGINLGINAVKINKDLVYPLEDPVPTTSSFNSSYTDFHGQLIAGYDFSLTSKISAAVEANIDLFTGKAKHRITEWYFNEDVYAEEQLKSGYSLFLLPTYHLNDMVQFFIGPGVSSSRFNIAFSNTAGNVGVSDSLNEWLTGVSIKAGSITKLTRSIDLLLTYQFTQYNSVTGVQMEPLSEDTLRGRYKPNVNIVLLGFKVHPSDELTNAS; from the coding sequence ATGAATAGATATTCCATATTTTTTTTAGTTTTTTGTACTTTATCACTGGAATCTCATGCCAGTTTGTATTCTGGAATTAATTTGGGAATTAATGCTGTTAAGATAAATAAAGATCTGGTCTACCCGCTGGAAGATCCTGTGCCAACAACTTCTAGTTTCAATAGTTCTTATACTGATTTTCATGGACAACTGATTGCAGGTTATGATTTTTCTCTTACTTCAAAAATATCTGCTGCAGTTGAAGCAAATATCGACCTGTTTACGGGTAAGGCAAAACATAGAATTACTGAATGGTATTTTAATGAGGATGTATATGCAGAAGAGCAATTAAAATCAGGATATTCATTATTTTTATTACCCACCTATCATTTAAATGATATGGTTCAATTTTTTATAGGCCCAGGCGTGTCATCAAGCCGATTTAATATTGCTTTTAGTAATACTGCTGGAAACGTAGGGGTCAGTGATAGTTTGAATGAATGGCTAACTGGGGTAAGTATTAAGGCGGGTTCAATAACGAAGCTGACTCGTAGTATAGACTTACTTTTAACTTATCAATTCACACAATATAACAGTGTTACTGGAGTTCAAATGGAACCTTTATCCGAAGATACGTTGAGAGGGCGCTATAAGCCGAACGTTAATATCGTGCTCCTGGGCTTTAAAGTACATCCTTCAGATGAACTCACAAATGCCTCTTAA
- a CDS encoding sterol desaturase family protein: protein MDSLDLDFYAITRAFLFFTLVGLMVLLEYFFSYHHLGKAGIRKRRISNWCLGVVNIIVAFPLSTLTVAACCEYYQIGLFNVLKMPFWLAFILWFIMYDLFVYLFHRLSHATSLWYFHKIHHSDKSLNVTTSFRFHPFEYVLFNVLKIVLIMLLGPYFFVLLISDFIQAVLVFWGHSNIGLNIKLERALSRIIITPRYHVLHHTQDECRRNYTSGLTLWDYLFHTHAEPLWNKDDTNKLTLGIRTKTNWTELNINKLIHFFGKLQFVYFKFPLITIVVAITFGMVEFY from the coding sequence ATGGATTCTTTAGATTTAGATTTTTATGCCATTACCAGAGCTTTTTTATTTTTTACACTTGTTGGTTTGATGGTACTTCTTGAATATTTCTTTAGTTATCATCATTTAGGCAAAGCAGGAATTCGAAAGCGTAGAATCAGTAATTGGTGTCTGGGAGTGGTTAATATTATAGTTGCTTTTCCTCTTAGCACTTTAACTGTGGCGGCCTGTTGTGAATATTATCAAATAGGATTATTTAATGTGCTGAAGATGCCCTTTTGGCTTGCCTTTATTTTATGGTTCATAATGTATGATTTGTTCGTGTACTTATTTCATCGCCTAAGTCATGCTACTTCCTTATGGTATTTTCATAAAATACATCATTCCGACAAATCGCTTAACGTAACAACAAGTTTTAGATTTCATCCCTTTGAATATGTTTTATTCAATGTTTTAAAAATAGTTTTGATTATGTTGTTAGGTCCTTATTTCTTTGTCTTACTAATCTCCGATTTTATTCAAGCGGTTCTAGTATTCTGGGGACACAGCAACATTGGTCTGAATATTAAACTTGAGCGAGCACTATCTCGAATAATTATTACTCCGAGATATCATGTGTTGCATCATACTCAAGATGAATGCAGAAGAAATTATACTTCAGGATTAACGTTATGGGACTATTTATTTCATACTCATGCAGAGCCTCTTTGGAATAAAGATGATACCAATAAATTAACTCTCGGAATCCGAACAAAAACAAATTGGACTGAATTAAATATAAATAAATTAATCCATTTTTTTGGCAAGCTACAATTTGTCTATTTCAAATTTCCGCTAATTACGATAGTAGTTGCAATAACTTTTGGAATGGTTGAGTTTTATTAG
- a CDS encoding reprolysin-like metallopeptidase codes for MIRMFLTAFLMLLCSVVLAQEKVVTHFFKEVNSSIAISEGKANIQASRYRVVDIDINQLYAELENAPHRDDISTGTTIQFELPQPDGTVKRYQVMENSTLAPELSIKFPEIKTYDAYGIDNPGELAKFDLTPQGFHAMILSPGKDTVFIDPLIKGNTQYYMIYYKKDFITSKRMKCGVNSQNQALINAASKRDFTDFNPCVLKKYRLALAATAQYTQFHGGTVAQALAAETTTVNRVNGIYEIDMAITMQIIANNNLIIYTDPNNQPYTSGDPDKMINENQANVDAVIGSANYDIGHVVDAAGSGLAQTPSVCINGEKAMGVTGHSNPVGDPFDVGYVAHEIGHQFGANHVQNNNCQRNNPTAVEPGSGSTIMSYAGICEPNVQDDSDPYFNGISLQEMGNFVSDATHTCPVKTSIPSAPMIQGTNGGVKIPAQTPFALTATATKSGGNEVLTFTWEQQNNEASQQPPVSTSRGGPNFRSFSPQVSGTRFFPNLNALANNGPFTWEVLPSVSRTLKFRVTVRRNTPGGSCNAYTDTTVSVESKAGPFVVTNPTESGIIWTGISPRTVTWDVANTNLSPINARFVNILLSIDGGQTFPFTLLSNVNNIGSEVICVPNLNTSTARIMVQASNGTFFNVSKNNVTISSVPPRPPELTRADRNPMDTSEAFVLFANCIPTSNDVYTVNGLPPGATVRFDANNRRFVIENINTPKRVRNVTITATDENGVSRTSNAITIPSIL; via the coding sequence ATGATAAGGATGTTTCTTACAGCATTTCTAATGCTGCTTTGTTCAGTTGTTTTAGCACAAGAGAAGGTTGTCACTCATTTTTTTAAGGAGGTTAATTCTTCCATCGCAATTTCAGAAGGAAAAGCGAATATTCAAGCAAGCCGATATCGTGTTGTTGATATCGATATTAACCAACTTTATGCAGAATTGGAAAATGCGCCTCATCGTGATGATATTAGCACAGGCACAACCATTCAGTTCGAACTTCCTCAGCCGGATGGAACTGTAAAACGTTATCAAGTGATGGAAAATAGCACTTTAGCTCCCGAATTAAGCATAAAATTTCCAGAAATTAAAACATATGACGCCTATGGAATTGATAATCCAGGGGAATTAGCAAAATTTGATCTGACGCCACAAGGTTTTCATGCCATGATTTTAAGTCCGGGCAAAGATACTGTCTTCATTGATCCTTTAATAAAGGGTAATACGCAGTACTACATGATTTATTACAAAAAAGATTTCATTACTTCCAAAAGAATGAAATGCGGTGTCAACAGTCAAAATCAAGCTCTTATAAATGCCGCTTCAAAAAGAGATTTCACTGATTTTAACCCCTGTGTATTAAAAAAATATCGTCTTGCATTGGCGGCAACGGCACAATATACCCAATTTCATGGGGGTACAGTAGCTCAGGCACTTGCTGCAGAGACAACTACCGTCAATAGGGTCAACGGTATCTATGAAATCGATATGGCAATCACGATGCAAATTATTGCCAATAACAATTTGATTATTTATACGGACCCGAATAATCAGCCCTATACCAGCGGGGATCCTGATAAAATGATTAACGAAAATCAAGCTAATGTTGATGCAGTGATTGGATCAGCTAATTACGATATAGGTCATGTGGTTGACGCTGCTGGTAGTGGATTGGCTCAAACGCCAAGCGTGTGTATCAACGGTGAAAAGGCGATGGGAGTAACTGGCCACAGCAATCCTGTTGGAGACCCATTTGATGTGGGGTATGTTGCCCATGAAATAGGACATCAATTTGGTGCAAATCATGTACAAAACAATAATTGTCAAAGAAATAATCCTACCGCTGTAGAGCCTGGAAGCGGCAGTACGATTATGAGTTATGCTGGAATTTGCGAACCTAATGTGCAAGATGATTCTGACCCCTATTTTAATGGTATTAGTTTGCAAGAAATGGGGAATTTTGTTTCTGATGCAACCCATACTTGTCCCGTAAAAACATCAATACCCTCTGCTCCAATGATTCAAGGAACGAATGGTGGGGTTAAAATACCAGCACAAACGCCTTTTGCTCTAACTGCTACAGCAACTAAAAGTGGAGGTAATGAGGTATTAACTTTTACATGGGAGCAACAGAATAATGAAGCATCACAGCAGCCTCCTGTCAGTACCTCACGAGGAGGGCCAAATTTTAGAAGTTTCTCTCCTCAAGTATCGGGGACACGTTTTTTCCCTAATTTAAATGCCTTGGCTAATAATGGTCCCTTTACCTGGGAAGTTTTACCTTCAGTCTCTCGTACCCTGAAGTTCAGGGTAACCGTACGCAGGAATACTCCCGGAGGTTCTTGCAATGCTTATACTGATACTACCGTATCTGTAGAAAGTAAGGCTGGACCTTTTGTAGTGACGAATCCTACCGAGTCAGGTATTATATGGACAGGTATCTCACCAAGGACAGTAACTTGGGATGTAGCCAATACTAACCTTTCTCCAATAAATGCCCGATTTGTAAACATTCTATTATCAATAGATGGAGGGCAAACTTTCCCTTTTACCCTCTTGTCAAATGTCAACAATATAGGAAGTGAGGTAATCTGTGTTCCTAACCTGAACACGTCAACAGCAAGGATTATGGTGCAAGCATCAAATGGGACTTTTTTTAATGTTTCCAAAAACAATGTGACAATTTCTTCAGTTCCACCTCGGCCGCCAGAGTTAACGCGCGCTGATCGAAACCCTATGGATACTTCAGAGGCTTTTGTTCTCTTTGCAAATTGCATTCCGACTAGCAATGATGTGTATACAGTGAATGGATTGCCCCCTGGTGCAACAGTAAGATTTGATGCAAATAATCGACGATTTGTCATTGAGAATATTAATACACCGAAAAGAGTGCGTAATGTGACCATTACCGCAACGGATGAAAACGGTGTTAGTAGAACTTCGAATGCAATTACTATCCCCAGTATTTTATAA
- a CDS encoding APC family permease, with amino-acid sequence MDMDIKHKTLKRELTLFGATMMGLGSIVGTGVFVSIGIAAGVTGPSVILAIALAALVATCNAFSSAQLAANHAVSGGTYEYGYRYLHPAFGFTAGWMFLCAKSASAATAALGFAGYFIHLSGLETAPVIPVALAVSIMLILLVLSGLRRTNTVNIIIVMITLITLTVFIIGGAPDFLQSGTANLKPFFPVSNQEGLSHFFYATALMFVAYTGYGRIATLAEEVKNPRKFIPAAIIITLIVSAILYILVSLVAIGAVGVEKLAQVTETNATPLESAARAIGIPGLNVLVSIGACTAMLGVLINLILGLSRVTLAMGRKGDLPKIFCHVSEIRHVPVSAVLGVGVVIIALVLTGSVETTWTFSAFTVLIYYAITNLAALRLPKEVQLYSPLFAIGGLLSCLFLAFWVPIGVWITGVSLLVLGLIWKVTANRFL; translated from the coding sequence ATGGATATGGATATCAAGCATAAGACTTTGAAACGAGAGCTCACCTTATTCGGCGCCACAATGATGGGGCTTGGCTCTATTGTTGGCACGGGTGTTTTTGTCAGCATCGGAATTGCAGCGGGTGTCACAGGACCGTCCGTCATTCTTGCTATTGCTTTGGCTGCCCTTGTTGCTACCTGTAATGCGTTCTCTAGCGCTCAACTTGCTGCAAATCATGCAGTTAGTGGAGGCACTTATGAATATGGATATCGTTATTTACATCCCGCTTTTGGTTTTACTGCCGGTTGGATGTTTTTATGCGCGAAGAGTGCTTCCGCTGCAACGGCAGCACTTGGGTTTGCAGGTTATTTTATTCACCTCTCAGGTTTAGAGACGGCGCCTGTCATACCTGTCGCTTTAGCGGTGTCTATCATGCTAATACTTTTAGTCTTAAGTGGACTCAGAAGAACAAATACAGTGAATATTATTATTGTAATGATTACATTAATAACCTTAACTGTTTTTATAATAGGGGGGGCGCCTGATTTCCTGCAATCGGGAACTGCCAATCTGAAGCCCTTCTTTCCGGTATCAAACCAGGAAGGATTAAGTCATTTTTTTTATGCTACCGCTTTAATGTTTGTGGCTTATACTGGTTATGGGAGAATTGCAACATTAGCGGAAGAGGTTAAAAACCCAAGGAAATTTATTCCTGCAGCTATTATTATCACTTTGATTGTTAGCGCCATACTTTATATCCTGGTGAGTCTTGTTGCCATTGGTGCTGTTGGGGTTGAAAAGCTGGCCCAAGTGACTGAAACAAACGCAACCCCTTTGGAGAGCGCAGCACGGGCCATTGGTATCCCCGGATTGAATGTCCTGGTCTCCATTGGGGCATGCACGGCCATGTTAGGAGTATTAATCAATTTAATACTTGGGTTATCTCGCGTGACTTTGGCTATGGGTAGAAAAGGAGATTTACCGAAAATTTTTTGTCATGTATCAGAAATAAGACATGTTCCTGTTTCTGCTGTCCTTGGAGTTGGAGTTGTAATTATTGCTCTGGTATTAACTGGTAGTGTTGAAACAACATGGACATTCAGTGCGTTTACAGTTTTAATCTATTACGCAATTACCAACCTTGCTGCCTTGCGTCTGCCCAAAGAGGTGCAATTGTATTCACCCCTGTTCGCTATCGGAGGGTTATTGTCCTGTCTTTTCCTAGCGTTTTGGGTTCCGATTGGGGTATGGATAACGGGGGTCAGTTTACTTGTCCTGGGACTTATTTGGAAAGTGACTGCCAATCGATTTTTATAA